One Maribacter dokdonensis DSW-8 genomic region harbors:
- a CDS encoding GNAT family N-acetyltransferase, with the protein MKSNTFKVFNIDTPKNFSSYLKECAKINDDNPFFKFDLNLNNKFSKNSIHCFVLRKANEPIILMPIVLRPILINNKQTTFNDVISPYGYSGPLISKEANEKDMNEFWQLADLWYKENNVITEFIRFSLNNNTLGYNGKIIPTLKNVCGELTDPNTIWNKFDKKVRNNFRKSVENQLTFHVYSGNMEPKIVSQFYDIYKNTMIRRNADIDLYFSLNYFQNYVKLNPQHCAIAIVSKGNTPISTEFLLLSKDTIYSYLGGTNAEFFNCRPNDFLKVNIINWAIENGYKTYVLGGGRINNDNLYAYKKSFFPKENDITFYTGRKIVNQEIYEYLNEEIKNSLTMNSINYSDPNTNDFFPMYRKPINSISI; encoded by the coding sequence ATGAAATCCAACACTTTTAAAGTTTTCAATATAGACACACCAAAGAACTTTAGCTCTTACCTAAAAGAGTGTGCAAAAATTAATGATGACAACCCTTTTTTCAAATTTGATTTAAACCTTAACAATAAATTTTCAAAAAACTCAATCCATTGTTTTGTATTGCGTAAAGCCAACGAGCCCATAATACTAATGCCAATAGTTCTTCGACCTATTTTAATCAACAACAAACAAACCACTTTTAATGATGTTATTAGTCCATATGGATATAGCGGTCCACTAATATCAAAAGAGGCCAACGAAAAAGACATGAATGAATTTTGGCAACTTGCTGACCTGTGGTATAAGGAAAATAATGTTATTACAGAATTTATAAGGTTTAGCCTTAACAATAACACCTTAGGCTATAATGGTAAAATAATACCGACCTTAAAAAATGTTTGTGGGGAACTTACAGACCCAAATACAATATGGAATAAGTTTGATAAAAAGGTTCGAAATAACTTCAGAAAGTCTGTAGAAAATCAATTAACATTTCATGTATATTCAGGTAACATGGAACCTAAAATCGTTTCTCAATTTTATGACATATACAAAAACACAATGATTAGACGCAATGCGGATATTGATTTATACTTTTCTTTAAACTATTTCCAAAATTATGTAAAATTGAATCCACAACATTGCGCTATCGCTATAGTCTCTAAAGGTAACACCCCTATTTCCACGGAATTTTTATTATTATCAAAAGATACAATATACTCATACCTTGGCGGTACCAATGCAGAATTTTTTAATTGTCGTCCAAATGATTTTTTAAAAGTAAATATTATTAATTGGGCAATAGAAAACGGCTATAAAACCTATGTTCTAGGAGGTGGCAGAATTAACAATGACAATCTTTATGCATATAAAAAATCATTTTTCCCAAAAGAAAATGATATTACATTCTATACCGGAAGAAAAATCGTTAACCAAGAAATATACGAGTATTTGAATGAAGAAATTAAAAATTCACTTACAATGAACTCCATTAATTATTCAGACCCAAATACAAACGATTTTTTCCCTATGTATAGAAAACCAATTAATTCAATTTCTATATAA
- a CDS encoding PKD domain-containing protein: MIKKITSSFRNVKKLLLATSVVGSVAVFMSFSPMFFGPGLTEATPYVAFSDTNFPDLNISTQPYEVAFENLTFDYPLTFNPVPLQDRIIVGQLNGEIFWFQDDQNANVKNLIVDFSEEVGSAAGTRTDGNIEVWDGGLLGLELHPDFGTSGNNYVFIYYTTESETGDDTLNDGGNGTFGCDFNNFHGNYIHLERFEIDPVDLSFVEGSRIRLIRRRMLNTAHRGGALVFGDDGFLYVAIGEQGRAISSQDISENIDGSILRIDVDMDITKSHPAIRKMPEDIGAPEEVTGQNYFIPNDNPFLDPSGNNFEEFYAIGIRSPHRMSKDSDTGSIYIGDVGLSTHDEINVLTYGGNYGWPVYEGEVQGPENGCGITSLLNDMPHELPLTAFSREDAGSIIGGHVYRGSEFTSFNGKYITADYITEKILSVDISSGEVSTLGSMPRRPISFGEDADGDIFYLTAGNNIQLLRFVEPGVVTGVPQTLTATGAFTDVENLVVKDGFLPYELIDPFWSDGALKKRWMAIPNDGNPDTVDEQINYSENGIWEFPVGSVMIKHFDYPIDENNPEVTQKVETRFSIKNSNGNWTFLSYKWNAAQTDATLIDMSSGDAQDVQVALEGGGSKTITWQYPSTSECLSCHNEISKGTLGPRTRNLNSDYDYTGVGGVSGNQLVTLSELGFIEETITDGDTQNFLTHASINDINASIDDKARSYLDLNCAYCHRSDNNLRADFDLRLSKSLIETNLLTASIAEPVEEMPSDQQIIFVGDPSKSQIYHRANSTTPGVMMPWLAKGQVDEAGVALLEEWITNLSIPPTPVISADKTLGNIDLIVNFTGNESTDDESVDSYEWTFGDGGTSSEIDPSHTYTVPGVYTATLAVTDNDGQTESKSIEITVTGGAVNNTADENINVALAGDAILSSQIHGEEGRGVAQDILYDPSINDYVVATDWNEFGVLQYHDAGTLPIDEAITWRVDWLNKKLVNYITFGGTYPNQPQPNTAWRLSYRQGDNWILIEEGVGGWIDSGIYEWGGKSQEPIEADAFRMQLYSDGVNDIESTHLRARGGNSLRIDDTDQPIKATLFQYLEDDGAPTARFDYTTNDLEVTFDTSESTDDVGIVTFDWDFGDGETSDEQNPVYDFVGPGTYDVTLTVTDADGLSDSFTQSITVDGVPVIPVANASSNVQSGPAPLTVEFTGSGSTDDVSIVSYAWDFGDGSTSSEEDPIYEYTVPGTYNATLTVTDADGNADESTIKIVANGGAVDNNANANVNLALLSDAVLSGSVENGRGTPEAILYDPLQDNYFVVTDFNEYGVANGENLGTPDVDNGFKWQVDWANRKEVNYITFGGVYPNQPQPNSEWRISYRIGNDWTILEEGTGGWIDAGIFEWGGATTTPIQMDGLRVQVYSNGVNEVVSIHLRGRGGISNRLDDSDTLTKATLIQFLPDTGAPESAFDYTINNLEVTFDSSESTDNVGIVSYTWDFGDGNGSTSANPVHTYETSGTYDVTLTVTDGNGLSDISVQEITVMEDNSIPVAVATSDVSVGPAPLNVQFRGSDSSDDAGVVSYLWDFGNGETANVANPNYTYSASGNYTVTLTVTDADGNTNIDELTILANGGAVDNNPNAGLNLALLPDAVLNGSVLNGRGTPQAILFDPSRDNYYEITDFNEYGVAKGENLGTPDVDNAFVWQVDWANRKNVNYITIGGVFDNQPQPNSLWRVSYRVGNSWSILEEGTGGWINAGIFEWGGQAQAPMAIDGLRVQVYSDGINDLISIHLRGRGGVSNKVNDSATETKATLIQYLPDTGAPESSFEYVINDLEVDFDATLSTDDMGIISYEWDFGDGNTSTDQNPTNVFATSGSYSVMLTVTDADGLSDTSTQVINLGAPANEAPVAVIETSLITGAAPLTEDFVGRNSSDDVAVVTYTWDFGDGNSSTEADPTYVYTQPGNYTATLTVTDEQGLTDQASVDIIVTSDQPDNGPNAGINIALLPDATVTGSATNPRGTVQSILYDPARDDYFVRTDYNEYGEPFGANLGTPDVDNGFRWQVDWASRKLVNYITFGGAYDNQPQPNSLWRISYRVGNDWIVLDEGAGGWIDAGIYEWGGTEQAPIQMDGLRVQVYSDGVNDLVSIHLRGRGGVSNSIDDSATETKATLIQYLPDTTAPESAFDYTIDELQVSFDSSSSTDDNGIVSYFWDFGDGNTSDEPNPIHVYAASDTYNVSLTVTDADGKVDTSAANISVAGNGIPIALATADVLEGDAPLTVSFNGSGSSDDNGVVSYLWDFGNGETSNEMNPVYTFEDVNVYEVILTVSDAEGQTNNTSLTITVNEPNVAPVAIASSDIVSGEAPLTVSFVGSNSTDDDGIASYTWDFIDGGTSNLADPEYVFETAGVFEVALTVTDEEGLSNTTTLTITVEEGIVVNEAPVAIASSDITTGEAPLSVSFVGSNSTDDNNIVTYSWDFGDGGTSMEVDPEHVFETAGDFTVVLTVTDDEGLTDEASLVITVVVENEFNEAPVAVASSDVATGEAPLTVSFIGSNSTDDNGIVSYEWNFGDGNIVFEADTEFEFETAGTYEVVLTVTDEEGLTDSTSLSIVVEENEVLEEVALDMVLSPNPSVDFVEITLNGIVDDEDIIGFMLHDSAGRLIKQYTPNEIFVSGTYRISLEILTADVYVVTVVLNNDEPVSKRLILRR, from the coding sequence ATGATTAAAAAAATTACTTCATCTTTTCGTAATGTAAAAAAATTACTGCTAGCAACAAGTGTTGTAGGTTCAGTAGCGGTTTTTATGAGTTTTAGTCCAATGTTTTTTGGACCTGGTTTAACTGAGGCTACTCCTTATGTAGCATTTTCGGATACAAACTTTCCAGATCTTAATATTAGTACTCAGCCTTATGAAGTTGCATTTGAGAATTTAACCTTTGATTATCCATTAACCTTTAATCCTGTGCCATTACAGGACCGGATAATAGTTGGTCAACTAAACGGGGAGATTTTTTGGTTTCAAGATGATCAAAATGCAAATGTTAAAAACTTAATTGTTGATTTTTCTGAAGAAGTCGGTTCTGCTGCGGGTACTAGAACTGATGGAAATATTGAAGTTTGGGACGGTGGTCTATTAGGACTAGAATTACACCCTGATTTTGGGACAAGTGGTAATAATTATGTGTTTATATATTATACTACAGAATCAGAAACAGGTGATGATACCTTAAATGATGGAGGAAATGGAACCTTTGGATGTGATTTCAATAATTTTCATGGAAATTACATTCATTTAGAGCGTTTTGAAATTGACCCTGTTGATCTTTCCTTTGTTGAAGGTTCTAGAATTAGGCTAATAAGACGTAGAATGTTAAACACTGCACACCGAGGTGGGGCTTTGGTATTTGGAGATGATGGTTTTTTATATGTAGCAATAGGGGAACAAGGACGTGCAATTAGCTCTCAAGATATATCTGAAAATATTGATGGAAGTATTTTACGTATAGATGTGGATATGGACATTACTAAAAGTCATCCGGCAATAAGAAAAATGCCTGAAGACATAGGGGCACCCGAAGAAGTTACAGGTCAGAATTATTTTATTCCTAATGATAATCCTTTTTTAGATCCATCAGGTAATAATTTTGAAGAGTTTTATGCTATTGGAATACGGAGTCCACATCGTATGAGTAAAGATTCGGATACCGGTTCAATATATATAGGTGATGTAGGGCTAAGTACTCATGATGAAATAAATGTACTTACATATGGTGGAAATTATGGTTGGCCTGTATATGAAGGTGAGGTTCAGGGACCTGAAAATGGTTGCGGAATTACTAGTTTGTTAAATGACATGCCTCATGAATTACCATTAACTGCATTCTCAAGGGAGGATGCTGGTTCTATCATTGGCGGTCATGTATATAGAGGTTCGGAATTCACGTCTTTTAATGGAAAGTATATTACTGCGGACTACATTACTGAAAAGATATTGTCTGTTGATATATCTTCGGGAGAGGTTTCCACTTTGGGTTCTATGCCTAGAAGACCTATTTCATTTGGAGAAGATGCTGATGGAGACATATTTTACCTTACTGCAGGTAATAATATACAATTACTAAGGTTTGTTGAACCAGGAGTTGTTACTGGTGTACCTCAAACCTTGACAGCAACTGGAGCTTTTACTGATGTTGAAAATTTGGTGGTTAAAGATGGTTTTTTACCGTACGAACTAATTGATCCTTTTTGGTCCGATGGTGCATTGAAAAAACGTTGGATGGCTATTCCCAATGATGGAAATCCAGATACAGTTGATGAACAAATTAATTATTCAGAAAATGGAATATGGGAATTTCCCGTGGGTTCGGTAATGATAAAGCATTTTGATTACCCTATAGATGAAAATAACCCAGAGGTGACGCAAAAAGTTGAGACGAGATTTTCTATAAAAAATAGCAATGGAAATTGGACTTTCTTATCATATAAGTGGAATGCTGCACAAACCGATGCAACTCTTATTGATATGAGTTCTGGTGATGCACAAGATGTTCAAGTTGCTTTAGAAGGTGGGGGTAGCAAAACAATTACGTGGCAATATCCATCCACAAGTGAATGTTTAAGTTGTCACAATGAAATATCAAAAGGAACTTTAGGGCCAAGAACTCGGAATTTGAATAGTGACTATGATTATACTGGTGTTGGCGGTGTTTCTGGTAATCAATTAGTAACATTAAGTGAGCTTGGTTTTATAGAGGAAACCATAACTGATGGCGATACACAAAACTTTTTGACCCATGCATCCATTAATGATATTAATGCGAGTATTGATGACAAAGCAAGATCATACTTAGATTTAAATTGTGCTTATTGTCATCGATCGGATAATAACCTTCGCGCAGATTTTGATTTAAGATTATCAAAAAGTTTAATAGAAACTAATTTATTGACAGCATCAATTGCGGAACCTGTGGAAGAAATGCCATCGGATCAGCAGATTATTTTTGTAGGTGATCCATCTAAATCTCAAATTTATCATAGAGCTAATAGTACTACACCAGGTGTAATGATGCCGTGGTTAGCCAAAGGTCAGGTAGATGAAGCAGGTGTGGCCTTATTGGAGGAGTGGATTACTAACTTATCAATTCCACCCACACCGGTAATTTCGGCAGATAAAACGCTTGGTAATATAGATTTGATAGTCAATTTTACAGGTAATGAATCTACCGATGACGAGTCTGTTGATTCATATGAATGGACTTTTGGTGACGGTGGAACATCTTCAGAAATAGATCCTAGTCATACGTATACAGTACCAGGTGTTTATACCGCTACTTTGGCAGTTACAGATAATGATGGTCAAACAGAATCAAAATCAATTGAAATTACTGTAACTGGTGGCGCTGTTAATAATACAGCAGATGAGAATATTAATGTAGCCTTGGCTGGTGATGCAATATTATCTAGTCAAATACATGGTGAAGAGGGGCGTGGGGTAGCCCAGGATATATTATATGACCCTTCAATCAATGATTACGTTGTAGCAACGGATTGGAATGAATTTGGAGTTCTTCAATATCATGATGCGGGTACATTACCTATAGATGAAGCGATTACTTGGAGAGTAGATTGGTTGAATAAAAAGTTAGTCAACTATATTACTTTTGGGGGTACTTATCCTAATCAACCTCAACCCAATACGGCTTGGAGACTTAGTTATCGTCAAGGAGACAACTGGATATTAATAGAAGAAGGAGTTGGTGGTTGGATCGATTCTGGAATTTATGAATGGGGAGGTAAATCTCAAGAGCCTATTGAAGCTGATGCTTTCCGTATGCAATTATATAGTGATGGCGTAAATGATATTGAAAGTACGCATTTAAGGGCAAGAGGAGGTAACTCTTTAAGAATTGACGACACTGACCAACCTATAAAAGCAACCTTGTTTCAATATTTGGAAGATGATGGTGCTCCAACTGCAAGATTTGATTATACAACTAATGATCTGGAGGTAACTTTTGATACTTCCGAAAGTACTGATGATGTTGGTATTGTGACCTTTGATTGGGACTTTGGAGATGGTGAGACATCAGATGAACAAAACCCAGTTTATGATTTTGTAGGTCCAGGAACTTATGATGTTACTTTGACGGTAACGGATGCTGATGGATTAAGTGATAGTTTTACGCAAAGTATAACTGTTGATGGAGTTCCTGTTATACCGGTGGCCAATGCCTCTTCCAATGTTCAATCGGGTCCTGCGCCTTTGACTGTTGAATTCACGGGCAGTGGTTCTACAGATGATGTTAGCATAGTTTCCTACGCTTGGGATTTTGGAGATGGTTCTACGTCTTCAGAAGAAGATCCAATATATGAATATACGGTACCTGGTACTTATAATGCTACATTAACGGTTACTGATGCAGATGGTAACGCTGATGAATCAACGATAAAAATTGTTGCAAATGGAGGTGCAGTGGATAATAATGCAAACGCTAATGTGAATTTAGCCTTGTTGTCAGATGCTGTATTAAGCGGTTCGGTAGAAAATGGTCGAGGTACACCTGAAGCTATATTATATGATCCATTACAGGATAATTACTTTGTTGTCACTGATTTTAATGAATATGGTGTTGCCAATGGTGAAAACTTAGGAACTCCAGATGTAGATAACGGTTTTAAATGGCAGGTAGATTGGGCTAATAGAAAGGAAGTTAATTATATCACCTTTGGTGGAGTATATCCTAATCAACCACAACCAAATTCTGAATGGAGAATTAGTTATAGAATTGGTAATGATTGGACTATCTTAGAAGAAGGAACTGGTGGGTGGATCGATGCTGGAATCTTTGAATGGGGTGGTGCAACTACAACACCCATTCAGATGGACGGTCTTAGGGTTCAAGTGTATAGTAATGGTGTAAATGAAGTAGTAAGTATTCATCTAAGAGGTCGAGGTGGGATTTCTAATAGATTAGATGATAGTGATACCCTAACAAAAGCTACCTTAATACAATTTTTACCAGATACCGGTGCGCCAGAAAGTGCTTTTGATTACACTATAAATAATTTGGAAGTAACTTTTGATTCTTCTGAAAGCACAGATAATGTTGGCATTGTTTCCTATACATGGGATTTTGGAGATGGTAACGGTTCTACCAGTGCAAACCCTGTACATACTTACGAAACTTCTGGTACATATGATGTTACTTTAACAGTTACGGATGGCAATGGTTTAAGTGATATTTCGGTTCAAGAAATTACTGTAATGGAAGATAATTCTATACCGGTGGCGGTTGCTACTTCAGATGTGTCCGTAGGTCCTGCACCTTTAAATGTACAGTTTAGAGGTAGTGATTCTAGTGACGATGCTGGTGTGGTCTCTTATTTATGGGATTTTGGAAATGGAGAAACTGCCAATGTGGCTAATCCAAATTATACTTACTCGGCATCTGGCAACTATACGGTTACTTTAACGGTTACCGATGCAGATGGTAACACCAATATAGACGAACTCACTATTTTAGCTAATGGAGGAGCTGTGGACAACAATCCAAATGCCGGTTTAAATTTGGCATTACTTCCAGATGCAGTATTAAATGGATCTGTTTTAAATGGTAGAGGAACACCGCAAGCTATTCTTTTTGACCCATCAAGAGATAATTATTATGAAATAACAGATTTCAATGAGTATGGGGTTGCAAAAGGTGAAAACCTTGGAACACCTGACGTTGATAATGCATTTGTATGGCAGGTAGACTGGGCCAATAGAAAAAATGTGAATTACATTACCATCGGTGGTGTTTTTGATAACCAACCACAACCAAATTCGTTGTGGAGAGTTAGTTATAGAGTTGGAAATAGCTGGTCTATCTTAGAAGAAGGTACAGGAGGTTGGATCAATGCTGGTATATTTGAATGGGGAGGTCAAGCTCAGGCACCAATGGCTATAGATGGACTTCGTGTGCAAGTATATAGTGACGGTATTAATGATTTAATTAGTATCCACTTAAGAGGTAGAGGCGGTGTGTCCAACAAAGTAAATGATAGTGCTACGGAGACAAAGGCTACGTTGATTCAATATTTGCCGGACACAGGAGCTCCTGAAAGCAGTTTTGAATATGTTATTAATGATCTTGAAGTCGATTTTGATGCTACTTTAAGTACTGACGATATGGGTATTATATCTTATGAATGGGATTTTGGAGATGGTAATACGTCAACTGACCAAAACCCAACAAACGTGTTTGCAACTTCAGGTTCTTACAGCGTTATGTTAACAGTAACCGATGCAGACGGTTTAAGCGACACCTCTACTCAAGTCATTAACTTGGGTGCACCAGCAAATGAAGCGCCAGTTGCCGTAATAGAAACAAGTCTAATTACGGGGGCAGCACCACTTACGGAAGATTTTGTAGGTAGAAATTCAAGTGATGATGTTGCTGTAGTGACCTATACATGGGATTTTGGAGATGGCAATTCATCTACGGAAGCAGATCCTACATATGTTTATACTCAACCTGGCAACTATACCGCTACTTTAACGGTAACAGATGAGCAAGGGTTAACGGATCAAGCATCTGTAGATATTATTGTAACCAGTGATCAACCAGATAATGGACCTAATGCAGGTATTAATATTGCCTTATTACCAGATGCAACGGTAACTGGATCGGCCACGAATCCTAGGGGAACAGTACAGTCTATATTATACGATCCGGCAAGAGATGATTATTTTGTTCGTACGGATTATAATGAATATGGAGAGCCGTTTGGTGCTAATTTAGGAACACCGGATGTTGACAATGGTTTTAGATGGCAAGTAGATTGGGCCTCACGTAAATTAGTGAATTATATCACCTTTGGTGGTGCATATGATAATCAACCACAGCCAAATTCTTTATGGAGAATTAGTTACCGTGTAGGTAATGATTGGATTGTTTTGGATGAAGGAGCAGGTGGCTGGATCGATGCTGGTATTTACGAATGGGGTGGTACGGAACAAGCACCTATTCAAATGGACGGATTAAGGGTTCAAGTCTATAGTGATGGAGTTAATGATTTGGTAAGTATTCATTTACGTGGAAGAGGTGGCGTGTCAAATTCTATAGATGATAGTGCTACTGAGACAAAAGCTACATTAATACAATATTTACCTGATACCACTGCACCTGAAAGTGCTTTTGATTATACCATAGATGAACTTCAGGTAAGTTTTGATTCTTCGTCAAGTACGGATGATAACGGAATTGTATCTTATTTTTGGGATTTTGGAGATGGAAACACCTCTGACGAACCAAATCCAATTCATGTATACGCTGCCTCTGATACCTATAATGTTTCCTTAACGGTTACGGATGCAGATGGTAAAGTAGATACTTCTGCCGCTAATATTTCTGTGGCTGGAAATGGTATTCCTATAGCGCTTGCTACCGCAGATGTATTGGAAGGTGATGCTCCGCTAACGGTTTCCTTTAATGGTAGTGGGTCTTCTGATGATAATGGTGTAGTATCCTATTTATGGGATTTTGGAAATGGTGAAACTTCAAATGAAATGAATCCTGTATATACTTTTGAAGATGTTAATGTTTATGAGGTGATATTAACGGTAAGCGATGCTGAAGGTCAAACCAATAATACTTCATTGACCATAACCGTAAATGAACCAAACGTGGCACCAGTAGCCATAGCTAGTTCAGATATTGTTTCTGGTGAAGCGCCACTTACTGTGTCTTTTGTAGGTAGTAACTCCACAGATGATGATGGTATAGCTAGCTATACTTGGGATTTTATTGATGGCGGTACATCAAATTTAGCAGATCCAGAGTATGTTTTTGAAACTGCAGGTGTATTTGAGGTAGCCTTAACCGTTACGGATGAAGAAGGATTGTCCAATACCACAACGCTGACTATAACGGTTGAAGAGGGTATAGTTGTAAATGAAGCACCAGTTGCCATAGCTAGTTCAGATATAACAACAGGTGAAGCACCGCTTTCAGTATCGTTTGTAGGTAGTAATTCTACAGATGATAATAACATTGTTACTTATTCATGGGACTTTGGTGATGGTGGAACTTCTATGGAAGTTGATCCAGAGCATGTTTTTGAAACTGCCGGTGATTTTACGGTGGTATTGACCGTGACCGATGATGAAGGCTTAACAGATGAAGCATCTCTAGTGATTACGGTGGTTGTTGAAAATGAATTCAACGAAGCACCAGTTGCTGTGGCTAGTTCAGATGTGGCTACAGGTGAAGCTCCGCTTACGGTATCATTTATAGGAAGTAATTCAACTGATGATAACGGTATTGTTTCTTATGAATGGAATTTTGGTGATGGTAACATAGTATTTGAGGCTGATACTGAATTTGAATTTGAAACAGCTGGTACATATGAAGTTGTTTTAACGGTAACAGATGAGGAAGGTTTAACGGACTCAACTTCATTGTCCATTGTGGTAGAAGAAAATGAAGTACTTGAAGAAGTAGCGTTGGATATGGTATTATCACCTAATCCGTCTGTAGATTTTGTTGAAATAACTTTAAATGGTATTGTTGATGATGAAGATATCATCGGTTTTATGCTCCATGATTCCGCGGGTAGATTAATTAAGCAGTACACCCCTAATGAAATTTTTGTAAGTGGCACGTATAGAATATCATTAGAAATTTTAACCGCAGATGTATATGTTGTTACTGTTGTATTGAATAATGATGAACCTGTTTCTAAGAGACTAATTTTAAGAAGGTAA
- a CDS encoding formyltransferase family protein, whose protein sequence is MKNSDKVKWALLCSGKGNNVYDIINYYQKNPQQNSFDISLIIYESSDFSAIKIAKSNRIDVLQISRNTFKDSIEHQKKLIHEILSRRIDFIFLLNYKYLIKQEMLSTFPNRIINIHPSLFPSFLGTKTAIQDALAYGVKITGITTHIINHEYDKGIILNQVAIKINDNDNFELLYTKFRKKGFKIIVKTINKLTDEFQAIKIE, encoded by the coding sequence ATGAAGAATTCCGATAAAGTAAAATGGGCATTATTGTGTAGCGGAAAAGGTAATAATGTATATGACATCATTAATTATTATCAAAAAAATCCTCAACAAAACTCCTTTGATATTTCTCTAATCATTTACGAATCAAGCGATTTTAGTGCGATTAAAATAGCAAAGAGTAACCGTATTGATGTTTTGCAAATATCAAGAAACACATTTAAAGATTCTATTGAACATCAAAAAAAACTAATCCACGAAATACTATCAAGAAGAATAGATTTTATATTTCTCCTGAACTATAAATACTTAATTAAACAAGAAATGTTAAGTACGTTTCCAAACAGAATAATAAATATTCATCCGTCTCTATTTCCTAGTTTTTTAGGAACAAAGACAGCTATTCAAGATGCCTTGGCTTATGGAGTTAAAATTACAGGAATTACCACTCACATTATAAACCATGAATATGACAAAGGAATTATATTAAATCAAGTAGCTATTAAAATAAATGACAATGATAATTTTGAATTACTTTACACAAAATTTCGTAAAAAAGGATTCAAAATAATTGTCAAAACAATTAATAAATTAACAGATGAATTTCAAGCAATTAAAATTGAATAA
- a CDS encoding OmpA family protein — MKTTKIFSFIFLLMLSSVTFAQDELQITAKDSIVQSSWIFGVGLNAVDDSGNVFDGIFNVGKEWNIVPFPSRVSIGRYFKNGLGLEAIGAYNTYMEGNIIDGNVISEDINYYSFDGRITYDLNKIIGQTGWFDPYVGIGAGYTDANNKGRGTYSAVVGFRTWFSDRWGLDFNSSGKWAMSQADGATNHIQHAAGVVYQFGIEKGLSKRGEEKLELLAAIEKEKQRQQDSINEVNRLKDEALLAERLKKQQEADALAAAKKAKIDALNKKKEEIKSRIESLGNVYFALNSSVVNTSSKKVLDSLANVLDEIPTLKLKITSHTDSRGTSKYNDWLSQRRVDKTKAYLVSKGISEDKLVAEAYGETMLLNECDDNTYCPEDKHAVNRRSEFVILEF; from the coding sequence ATGAAAACTACTAAAATTTTTAGTTTTATATTTCTGCTCATGCTATCGTCTGTCACATTTGCTCAAGATGAGCTTCAGATAACGGCTAAAGATAGTATTGTACAAAGTTCATGGATTTTTGGTGTAGGTTTAAATGCCGTTGATGATTCTGGTAATGTCTTTGATGGTATTTTCAATGTTGGTAAAGAATGGAACATAGTTCCATTTCCTTCAAGGGTAAGTATTGGTAGGTACTTTAAAAATGGATTGGGTTTAGAAGCTATTGGAGCTTATAACACTTATATGGAGGGTAATATAATTGATGGAAATGTAATATCAGAAGATATCAATTACTATAGCTTTGATGGTAGAATAACATATGATCTCAATAAAATTATTGGTCAGACTGGTTGGTTCGATCCTTATGTTGGTATAGGGGCTGGTTATACAGATGCTAACAATAAGGGTAGAGGTACGTATAGCGCAGTTGTTGGATTCAGAACTTGGTTTTCGGATCGTTGGGGTTTAGATTTTAATTCAAGTGGAAAATGGGCAATGAGTCAAGCTGATGGTGCTACAAATCACATACAACATGCAGCGGGTGTTGTTTATCAATTTGGTATCGAGAAAGGTCTTTCTAAACGAGGTGAAGAAAAATTAGAGTTGTTAGCGGCAATTGAAAAAGAAAAACAACGTCAGCAAGATTCAATCAATGAAGTAAATCGATTAAAGGATGAAGCCTTATTGGCAGAAAGGCTTAAGAAGCAGCAAGAAGCGGATGCATTGGCAGCTGCTAAAAAGGCGAAAATAGATGCGTTAAATAAGAAAAAGGAAGAAATTAAATCACGAATAGAAAGCTTGGGTAATGTTTATTTTGCCTTAAATTCTTCCGTCGTAAATACTAGTTCTAAGAAAGTTTTAGATTCTTTGGCAAATGTTCTAGATGAAATACCAACATTAAAATTAAAGATTACTTCTCATACAGATTCAAGGGGAACCTCTAAATATAATGATTGGTTATCTCAACGTAGAGTGGATAAAACAAAGGCTTATTTGGTCTCAAAGGGTATATCTGAAGATAAATTGGTTGCAGAAGCTTACGGAGAAACTATGTTATTAAACGAATGTGATGATAATACATATTGTCCAGAAGATAAACATGCTGTGAACAGACGTTCTGAGTTTGTTATTCTAGAGTTTTAA